The proteins below come from a single Ochotona princeps isolate mOchPri1 chromosome 6, mOchPri1.hap1, whole genome shotgun sequence genomic window:
- the LOC131480548 gene encoding small ribosomal subunit protein eS27-like, translating into MNVKSLGWYKITTVFSHARMMGLCVDCSTVLCQLMGGKAQLTEGCSFRIKQH; encoded by the coding sequence ATGAATGTAAAATCTCTAGGCTGGTATAAGATCACCACAGTGTTCAGCCATGCCCGGATGATGGGTCTCTGTGTGGATTGCTCCACTGTGCTGTGTCAGCTCATGGGAGGGAAGGCCCAGCTCACAGAAGGCTGTTCCTTTAGAATAAAGCAACACTAA